The following coding sequences are from one Hydrogenobacter hydrogenophilus window:
- a CDS encoding cupin domain-containing protein has translation MKNNLLKVQPNGSRLRHVLAYDSKEARVVVFSMPSGSEVPPHNSPSRVLLYCAKGEGKFLKGKDWIDVEEGDLVACEPLEPHGMKAQKDMIVIAIIAPAP, from the coding sequence ATGAAGAACAACCTTCTGAAGGTTCAACCAAACGGTTCAAGGCTTAGGCATGTTCTTGCGTACGATTCAAAGGAAGCAAGGGTAGTGGTTTTTTCTATGCCTTCCGGAAGTGAAGTTCCCCCTCACAACAGCCCTTCAAGGGTTTTGCTATACTGTGCAAAAGGTGAGGGAAAGTTTCTTAAAGGAAAAGATTGGATAGATGTGGAAGAAGGCGACCTTGTAGCATGCGAACCCTTAGAACCTCACGGTATGAAAGCCCAAAAGGATATGATCGTGATAGCTATCATAGCACCCGCACCATGA